A portion of the Planctomycetia bacterium genome contains these proteins:
- a CDS encoding NAD(P)/FAD-dependent oxidoreductase produces MTYDCIILGAGHNGLVTAFYLARAGWKVLVLERRNLVGGAAVTEELWPGYNVSTASYVVSLLLPDIERDMRLADYGYKVLARNPSSFTPLEDGRHLFMGRDMALNQREIGKFSARDAERYPDYEHLLTRVADCLAPVLESTPPDLLPLPETWRKIGLGKRITDAKRGWSLYQAMSNLGAQLPEALEILTGNARTILDRWFESDVLKATLATDAIIGNFQPISAPGTAYVLLHHVMGSAGGARGVWGYVQGGMGALTQAMARAAQAVGVEIRVDSPVEKILTNNGRVRGVKLTSGKEIGAKRVASCVDPHLTFEKMLAPSDLPPDFLAAVKRIDYASASMKINLAVSELPNFTCLPGNQEVQPQHRGTIHIGCTVDYLERAYDDAKYGRPSERPIVEMTIPTSVDKTITPPGHHILSLFVQYAPYKLANGHWDDIKESFADRCVAEIARFAPNVPGSILHRQVISPLDLERTYGLTGGNIFQGAMPLHQLFNMRPVAGWSDYRTPVSGLYLCGSAAHPGGGVMGACGKNAAQEMLRDAGWATA; encoded by the coding sequence ATGACCTACGACTGCATCATCCTCGGCGCCGGCCACAACGGCCTGGTGACCGCGTTCTATCTCGCTCGAGCCGGCTGGAAGGTGCTCGTGCTGGAGCGCCGCAACCTGGTCGGCGGCGCGGCGGTCACGGAAGAGCTGTGGCCCGGCTACAATGTCTCCACGGCCTCCTACGTCGTCAGTCTATTGCTACCCGACATCGAAAGAGACATGCGGCTGGCCGACTACGGCTACAAGGTGCTCGCTCGCAATCCTTCATCGTTCACGCCATTGGAGGACGGCCGGCACCTGTTCATGGGCCGGGACATGGCGCTCAATCAGCGCGAGATCGGCAAATTCTCCGCGCGCGACGCGGAGCGCTATCCCGACTACGAGCACTTGCTGACCCGCGTGGCCGACTGCCTGGCCCCGGTCCTGGAAAGCACGCCGCCGGATTTGCTGCCGCTCCCGGAGACCTGGCGGAAGATCGGTCTCGGCAAGCGGATCACGGACGCCAAGCGGGGCTGGTCGCTGTACCAGGCCATGTCGAACCTCGGCGCGCAACTGCCCGAGGCGCTCGAAATCCTCACCGGCAACGCGCGGACCATTCTCGATCGTTGGTTTGAGTCCGACGTGCTCAAGGCCACGCTGGCCACCGATGCGATCATCGGCAACTTCCAACCAATCTCCGCGCCCGGTACAGCGTATGTCTTGCTGCATCACGTGATGGGGAGCGCCGGCGGCGCGCGGGGCGTCTGGGGTTACGTACAAGGAGGCATGGGTGCGCTCACGCAGGCGATGGCGCGCGCGGCGCAAGCCGTGGGCGTGGAAATCCGTGTCGATTCGCCCGTCGAAAAAATCCTGACGAACAACGGCCGTGTGCGCGGCGTGAAGCTGACGTCCGGGAAAGAAATCGGCGCGAAGCGCGTGGCGTCGTGTGTCGATCCGCATTTAACGTTCGAGAAGATGCTCGCGCCCAGCGACCTGCCGCCGGACTTTTTGGCAGCGGTGAAACGTATCGACTATGCCAGCGCCAGCATGAAGATCAATCTCGCGGTGAGCGAGTTGCCGAACTTCACTTGTTTGCCGGGCAATCAGGAAGTGCAGCCGCAACACCGCGGTACGATTCACATTGGTTGCACCGTCGATTACCTGGAGCGCGCTTACGACGACGCCAAGTATGGCCGCCCCTCGGAGCGGCCGATTGTCGAGATGACGATTCCGACGTCCGTCGACAAGACGATCACGCCACCGGGGCATCATATCCTGTCGTTGTTCGTGCAGTATGCGCCGTACAAACTGGCGAATGGCCACTGGGACGACATCAAGGAGTCGTTCGCTGATCGCTGCGTGGCGGAGATCGCAAGGTTCGCGCCGAACGTCCCCGGTTCCATCCTGCATCGCCAGGTGATTTCGCCGCTCGATCTGGAACGCACTTACGGCCTTACGGGCGGCAACATCTTTCAAGGCGCGATGCCGCTGCATCAACTCTTCAACATGCGCCCCGTCGCCGGCTGGAGCGACTACCGCACGCCGGTTTCGGGACTGTACCTGTGCGGCAGCGCAGCACATCCCGGCGGCGGCGTGATGGGGGCCTGCGGCAAGAACGCAGCGCAAGAAATGCTCCGTGACGCGGGCTGGGCGACCGCGTGA
- a CDS encoding PVC-type heme-binding CxxCH protein, which yields MECSLRRFRRTLPLVSLACWLASPMAMAAEPQADRGGVAATDAAGKSLNLDFEAGTLDGWTADGEAFAKQPVHGDAVAARRSDMQSQHAGEYWVGSFEVGGDAPQGTLSSAPFAVAAPYCSFLIGGGSSPATCVELVLQDGGQVIARVTGQDTENLSPVAVDLTKHVGQQIFVRLVDRQSGGWGHINFDDFRFHAEKPDLPARSIATAIDIYAHAGLNPADAAAAMTVPAGFKVSLFAGEPDVQQPISLAIDDRGRLWVAEAYGYPLRQPEGEGKDRILIFEDTNGDGAFDTRKVFMDKLNLVSGLELGFGGVWVGSAPQFLFIPDANGDDTPDGPPQVLLDGWGYQDTHETLNSFMWGPDGWLYGCHGVFTHSRVGKPGTPDNERVPINAGIWRYHPTKHQFEVFAEGTSNPWGVDFNDQGQCFITACVIPHLYHMVQNGRYLRQAGQHFNPYTYSDIDTIALHRHWIGATPHSGNNRSDVAGGGHAHSGAMFYLGGVWPDEYREKLFMNNIHGARLNVDQIARRGSGYVGDRSPDFLFANDSWSQLLYFTYGQDGQVYMIDWYDANQCHHGDVPGHDRSNGRIFKISYGDAKPAPAVDLKSLPSGELVEHLANKNEYFARHARRILQERGSNPRVQQALTEVAFGEGEERVRLRALWALQAIGGLNDRLLVRGLHNVGEYFRAWCIQFAAEGGSVSPAIQKELLALAATDSFPVVRLYLASAAIRLPVDSGKELVGRLLTHGEDANDHNLPLLYWYAAERVAANDPAQGMKYLAQTKIPLVRNYLIRRLTQLRDDTILDSLISNTLAAKAVNPDDDATVLEALRQGLAGRRQVAMPKAWSAAYARLTKSDNADVRSAAAALALLFGDAKQLGAQREVLLSDSASGEERAAALQALVNVRADGLAKDLQGLINNPALAEAALRALASYDDPNTPGVVLRAYSGLSQNAKRAALNTLSGRADYAVALLDAVAKQEVPATDFSAEILRQLRSHEDQRVQDAIAKIWGALRDTPEDKAELIEHLKDLLTSAPSSAGIADPFLGRAMFDKTCKQCHTLFGTGAKVGPELTGSNRADLDYLLSNMVDPSAVIGKAYQVQVFALADGRIINGIVTNEDDNNVTVVNADATLVIPKEDIEDRAMSEKSMMPDDLLSQLGEREVRSLVAYLAAPAQVPAAATPETASAIFNGKDLTGWTGDTSVWSVEDGEIVGRTEGLEHNTFLVSEIAPADFRLSLEMKLTPNEANSGVQIRSKALPDGEMLGYQADAGAGWWGKLYEESGRALLWDKPGEQHVKPNEWNKYEIVAVGSRVRTWINGQLCVDLDDPQGARRGVIGLQVHSGGKTEARFRNLKLELLDPPHGEYVPGKPLGPAGEARTGEIKFKKTTIEEKFRSEGVAMGDFNNDGLIDIAAGSVWYEAPEWKMHPLLEKANEFDKKTYGDTFCNWAEDLNNDGRQDLIVVDFPGKQTWWFENPGSTGGVWARHEIVPVTGNESPQYLDINGDGRRELIYGDGNQQLCVASPAEDPTAPWNVRVISLPNAPGTQQFSHGLGLGDVNRDGRTDIVVPEGWWSAPEESTDAPWVMHSAPLGEAQAHMYIFDFDGDGDQDVAGSSAHRRGVWWHEQTPEGWKTHEIDSSIAQTHAMCFVDMSGDGLPDLVTGKRYYAHNGNDPGEDEPALLAWYELSRENGKPNWRQHVVDRDSGVGTHFEVYDMNRDGLLDIIVANKRGVFYFEQSRE from the coding sequence ATGGAGTGCTCGCTTCGGCGGTTTCGCCGCACCTTGCCGCTTGTTTCCCTGGCTTGCTGGCTGGCGTCGCCGATGGCGATGGCCGCCGAACCGCAGGCCGATCGAGGCGGCGTTGCGGCGACCGATGCCGCGGGTAAGTCACTGAACCTCGACTTCGAAGCAGGCACGCTGGACGGTTGGACCGCCGACGGGGAAGCCTTCGCGAAGCAGCCGGTTCACGGGGACGCCGTGGCCGCGCGCCGCAGCGACATGCAGAGCCAACATGCCGGCGAGTACTGGGTCGGCAGTTTTGAAGTCGGCGGCGATGCGCCCCAGGGAACCTTGTCGTCGGCGCCGTTCGCGGTTGCCGCACCGTACTGCAGCTTTTTGATCGGCGGCGGTAGTTCGCCCGCGACGTGCGTGGAACTCGTGCTCCAGGATGGCGGCCAGGTGATCGCCCGGGTCACGGGGCAAGATACGGAAAACCTGTCGCCGGTGGCCGTCGACCTCACCAAGCATGTCGGCCAGCAAATCTTTGTGCGGCTGGTGGATCGCCAATCCGGCGGCTGGGGGCATATCAACTTCGATGATTTTCGCTTCCATGCCGAGAAGCCCGATCTGCCGGCGCGGAGCATTGCCACGGCCATCGATATCTATGCTCACGCGGGCTTGAATCCCGCGGACGCCGCCGCGGCGATGACCGTGCCGGCGGGCTTCAAAGTCTCGCTGTTCGCGGGCGAGCCGGATGTGCAACAGCCGATCTCGCTTGCGATCGACGATCGCGGGCGTTTGTGGGTGGCAGAGGCGTACGGCTATCCATTGCGTCAGCCGGAAGGAGAAGGCAAGGACCGCATTCTGATCTTCGAGGACACCAACGGCGACGGCGCGTTTGATACCCGCAAGGTATTCATGGACAAACTGAACCTGGTGAGCGGCCTGGAACTCGGCTTCGGGGGCGTCTGGGTCGGTTCCGCCCCGCAGTTCTTGTTCATTCCCGACGCCAACGGCGACGACACGCCGGACGGCCCGCCGCAGGTGTTGCTTGATGGCTGGGGCTATCAGGACACGCACGAGACATTGAACTCCTTCATGTGGGGCCCGGACGGTTGGCTCTATGGCTGCCATGGCGTGTTCACGCACTCACGCGTCGGCAAACCGGGCACGCCAGACAATGAGCGCGTGCCGATCAACGCCGGCATCTGGCGCTACCATCCGACGAAGCATCAATTCGAGGTCTTCGCCGAAGGGACGAGCAATCCCTGGGGCGTCGATTTCAACGATCAAGGCCAGTGCTTCATTACCGCCTGCGTGATCCCGCACTTGTATCATATGGTCCAGAATGGGCGTTATCTGCGTCAGGCCGGACAGCATTTCAATCCGTACACCTACAGCGACATCGACACCATCGCGCTGCATCGCCACTGGATCGGCGCGACGCCTCATTCCGGCAACAACCGTTCTGACGTCGCCGGGGGCGGGCACGCGCATTCCGGCGCGATGTTCTATCTCGGCGGCGTTTGGCCGGACGAGTATCGCGAGAAGTTGTTCATGAACAACATTCACGGCGCGCGATTGAACGTCGATCAAATCGCGCGGCGCGGGTCCGGCTATGTCGGCGATCGCTCGCCGGACTTTCTCTTTGCGAATGATTCCTGGTCGCAGTTGCTCTATTTTACCTACGGGCAAGACGGCCAGGTCTACATGATCGATTGGTACGACGCCAATCAATGCCATCACGGCGATGTGCCAGGCCACGATCGCTCCAACGGCCGCATCTTCAAGATCAGCTACGGTGACGCCAAACCCGCGCCGGCGGTGGACCTCAAATCGTTGCCATCCGGAGAACTCGTCGAACACCTCGCAAACAAGAATGAGTACTTCGCGCGCCATGCGCGGCGCATTCTTCAGGAACGGGGATCGAATCCGCGCGTTCAACAGGCACTCACAGAAGTGGCCTTTGGCGAGGGGGAAGAACGCGTGCGACTCAGGGCGCTCTGGGCCTTGCAGGCCATCGGCGGGCTGAATGACCGGTTATTGGTACGCGGGCTGCATAACGTGGGCGAGTATTTCCGCGCGTGGTGCATTCAATTCGCGGCCGAGGGGGGCTCTGTATCGCCCGCCATTCAAAAAGAACTGTTGGCCTTGGCAGCTACCGATTCGTTCCCCGTGGTGCGGCTTTATTTGGCGAGCGCGGCCATTCGCCTGCCGGTCGACTCCGGCAAGGAATTGGTCGGCCGTTTGCTGACGCATGGCGAAGACGCGAACGATCACAACTTGCCGCTGTTGTATTGGTACGCCGCGGAACGCGTGGCTGCGAATGATCCCGCGCAAGGAATGAAGTATCTCGCGCAGACTAAGATTCCGCTGGTGCGCAATTACTTGATTCGCCGGCTAACGCAGTTGCGTGACGATACGATTCTCGATTCGCTGATTTCGAACACATTGGCCGCCAAGGCGGTCAATCCCGATGACGACGCGACGGTGTTGGAAGCACTGCGACAAGGCCTCGCCGGACGCCGGCAAGTGGCCATGCCGAAGGCCTGGAGCGCGGCCTATGCCCGACTCACGAAATCCGACAACGCCGATGTGCGCAGTGCGGCCGCGGCCTTGGCGTTGCTTTTCGGCGATGCCAAGCAACTTGGTGCGCAACGCGAAGTATTGCTGAGCGACAGCGCTTCTGGCGAAGAACGCGCCGCGGCGTTGCAGGCGCTCGTTAATGTCCGCGCCGACGGTTTGGCGAAGGACCTGCAAGGCCTGATCAACAATCCCGCGTTGGCCGAAGCTGCTCTGCGAGCGCTCGCGTCGTACGACGATCCGAACACGCCTGGCGTCGTCTTACGAGCCTACAGCGGACTCAGCCAGAACGCCAAACGGGCCGCGCTCAACACGCTCTCCGGCCGAGCAGACTACGCCGTGGCCTTGCTCGACGCCGTAGCGAAGCAAGAAGTACCGGCCACCGATTTTTCGGCGGAGATTCTGCGCCAGTTGCGCAGCCACGAGGATCAGCGCGTGCAGGATGCCATCGCCAAGATCTGGGGCGCACTCCGCGATACCCCGGAAGATAAGGCCGAGTTGATTGAACACCTCAAGGACCTGCTCACCTCGGCCCCGTCGTCGGCCGGCATCGCCGATCCGTTCCTGGGCCGGGCGATGTTCGACAAGACGTGCAAGCAATGCCACACGCTGTTCGGCACGGGCGCCAAGGTCGGTCCCGAGTTGACCGGCTCGAATCGTGCCGACCTCGATTACTTGCTCTCGAATATGGTCGACCCGAGCGCGGTGATCGGCAAGGCGTACCAGGTGCAAGTCTTTGCGCTCGCCGACGGGCGGATCATCAACGGCATCGTCACCAACGAGGATGACAACAACGTCACGGTGGTCAACGCCGACGCGACGCTCGTGATTCCGAAGGAAGACATCGAAGACCGCGCGATGAGCGAAAAATCGATGATGCCGGACGACCTGCTTTCGCAACTTGGCGAGCGCGAAGTGCGTTCGCTGGTCGCCTATCTCGCAGCGCCCGCGCAGGTGCCGGCCGCTGCCACTCCGGAGACCGCGAGCGCGATTTTCAACGGCAAGGATCTCACCGGCTGGACCGGCGATACGTCCGTCTGGTCCGTGGAAGACGGCGAAATCGTCGGCCGCACGGAAGGTCTGGAACACAATACCTTCCTGGTGAGCGAAATCGCGCCGGCCGATTTCCGCTTGTCGCTCGAAATGAAGCTCACGCCGAATGAAGCCAATTCCGGCGTCCAGATTCGCAGCAAGGCGCTCCCGGACGGCGAGATGCTCGGCTACCAGGCCGACGCCGGCGCCGGTTGGTGGGGCAAGCTCTACGAAGAAAGCGGCCGCGCACTCCTCTGGGACAAGCCCGGCGAGCAGCACGTCAAGCCGAACGAATGGAACAAGTACGAGATCGTCGCCGTCGGCAGCCGCGTCCGCACGTGGATCAACGGCCAGTTGTGCGTTGACCTGGACGATCCGCAAGGCGCACGCCGCGGCGTGATCGGTCTACAGGTTCACTCCGGGGGGAAAACCGAGGCGCGGTTCCGCAACTTGAAGCTAGAACTCCTCGACCCGCCGCACGGCGAATACGTGCCGGGCAAGCCGCTTGGTCCGGCCGGCGAAGCCCGCACCGGCGAGATTAAGTTCAAGAAGACGACGATCGAAGAGAAGTTCCGCAGCGAAGGAGTCGCGATGGGAGACTTCAACAACGACGGCCTGATCGACATCGCCGCCGGCAGCGTTTGGTACGAAGCGCCGGAGTGGAAAATGCACCCGTTGCTCGAAAAGGCCAATGAGTTCGATAAGAAGACTTACGGCGACACCTTCTGCAATTGGGCCGAAGACCTCAACAACGACGGCCGGCAGGATTTGATCGTCGTCGATTTCCCCGGCAAGCAAACCTGGTGGTTCGAGAACCCTGGCTCGACCGGCGGCGTTTGGGCGCGGCATGAAATCGTGCCGGTCACCGGGAATGAAAGCCCGCAGTACCTCGATATCAACGGTGACGGCCGTCGGGAACTGATTTACGGCGACGGAAACCAACAGTTGTGCGTGGCTTCGCCGGCGGAAGACCCGACGGCGCCCTGGAACGTGCGCGTGATTTCGCTGCCGAACGCGCCGGGTACGCAGCAGTTCTCGCACGGTCTCGGCTTGGGCGACGTCAACCGCGACGGCCGCACCGACATCGTCGTGCCGGAGGGTTGGTGGAGCGCCCCAGAGGAATCGACGGACGCGCCCTGGGTGATGCACTCCGCTCCGTTAGGCGAAGCCCAGGCGCACATGTACATCTTTGATTTCGACGGCGACGGCGACCAGGATGTCGCCGGCAGCAGCGCCCATCGCCGCGGCGTCTGGTGGCATGAACAAACGCCGGAAGGTTGGAAGACGCACGAGATCGATTCCAGCATCGCACAGACGCACGCCATGTGCTTCGTTGACATGAGCGGCGACGGCCTGCCAGACCTCGTGACTGGCAAGCGTTACTACGCCCACAACGGCAACGATCCCGGCGAAGATGAGCCGGCGCTGCTGGCCTGGTACGAGCTTTCCCGCGAAAACGGCAAGCCGAACTGGCGGCAGCACGTGGTCGACCGCGACAGCGGCGTCGGCACGCACTTCGAAGTCTACGACATGAACCGCGATGGGTTGTTGGACATCATCGTAGCCAACAAGCGCGGCGTGTTTTACTTCGAGCAGTCGCGGGAATAA
- the smpB gene encoding SsrA-binding protein SmpB, translated as MARSNNNKKPAPVDREHDNERLVANNRRARHDYEVLETLECGIMLVGSEVKSLRAGTISLEEAYARIKGSEVWLLGCEIAEYVQANRLNHVPRRPRKLLLHKREILKFAGKATEKGLTLVPLKVYFKEGRAKVLLGVCRGRKLHDKRDVLKKKDVQRDIERAMRRR; from the coding sequence GTGGCCAGGTCCAATAACAACAAGAAGCCGGCCCCGGTCGATCGCGAGCACGACAATGAGCGGCTCGTGGCGAACAATCGGCGTGCGCGCCACGATTACGAAGTGCTCGAAACGCTCGAGTGCGGGATCATGCTCGTCGGCAGCGAGGTCAAAAGCCTCCGCGCTGGCACGATCTCGCTGGAAGAGGCCTACGCGCGAATCAAGGGGAGCGAGGTCTGGCTGCTGGGCTGCGAGATCGCCGAATACGTCCAGGCGAATCGGCTGAACCACGTCCCGCGCCGCCCACGCAAGCTGCTGCTGCACAAGCGCGAGATCCTCAAATTCGCCGGCAAGGCCACGGAAAAAGGCCTGACGCTGGTGCCGCTCAAGGTCTACTTCAAAGAAGGCCGCGCCAAAGTCCTCCTCGGCGTCTGCCGCGGCCGCAAACTGCACGACAAACGCGACGTCCTGAAAAAGAAGGACGTCCAACGCGACATCGAACGCGCGATGCGCCGCCGTTAA
- a CDS encoding energy-coupling factor ABC transporter permease, translated as MHLPAGSLDNLTCTVTTLLAAGATGYAVKQARASAGDWQPAKLGAVAAFVFAVQMVNYPVAAGVSGHMVGGVLAGALLGPWLGLLAMALVLVVQCLLAGDGGLSTLGANILTMGVVATWGGAALRHLISTRTGTNPVLRLLTTAAAAWGSIVAAGVVCAAIWSLGSTAAFADVLGPMTAIHARIGIGEALITAMALAAVELWSANPAGSRRGAAIALAAAVGVAAFLAPWASPSPDGLEHVASAWVTWPEGTLAFAPLPDYLLPGIQNELLATALAGVIGTLVVFGVGSASGRAVVLAPKSK; from the coding sequence ATGCACCTGCCCGCTGGTTCGCTGGACAACCTGACTTGCACCGTGACGACGCTGTTAGCGGCCGGAGCGACGGGTTATGCCGTCAAACAGGCGCGCGCATCGGCCGGCGACTGGCAACCGGCAAAGCTCGGCGCGGTGGCCGCGTTCGTATTCGCGGTGCAGATGGTGAACTACCCCGTGGCGGCTGGCGTTTCCGGGCATATGGTCGGCGGCGTCCTGGCCGGAGCACTCTTGGGACCGTGGCTGGGTTTGCTGGCCATGGCCCTGGTGCTCGTCGTGCAGTGTTTGCTGGCGGGCGACGGCGGGTTGAGCACCCTCGGCGCGAACATCCTCACCATGGGCGTCGTGGCGACCTGGGGCGGGGCCGCACTGCGGCACTTAATCTCCACGCGAACCGGAACGAATCCCGTCCTGCGATTGCTGACCACTGCCGCAGCGGCTTGGGGCTCGATCGTGGCCGCCGGCGTTGTCTGCGCGGCGATCTGGTCGCTCGGCAGCACGGCCGCCTTTGCCGACGTACTCGGCCCAATGACGGCAATCCACGCCCGCATCGGAATCGGCGAGGCCTTGATCACGGCGATGGCGCTCGCGGCCGTCGAACTTTGGAGCGCGAATCCCGCCGGATCACGACGCGGCGCGGCCATCGCCCTCGCAGCCGCCGTCGGCGTCGCCGCCTTCCTGGCCCCTTGGGCATCGCCCTCGCCGGACGGCCTGGAACACGTCGCGTCGGCCTGGGTAACCTGGCCGGAAGGAACGCTCGCCTTCGCCCCGCTGCCAGATTATCTCCTGCCGGGCATCCAGAATGAACTCCTGGCAACCGCCCTGGCTGGCGTGATCGGCACGCTGGTGGTGTTCGGCGTGGGGAGCGCATCGGGGCGAGCTGTGGTGCTGGCGCCGAAAAGCAAGTAG
- a CDS encoding serine protease → MSSRAPGWIAILLMALPSTAHAEPGNWVSDALRAWPILNLQSPAAGPQEIQDPALSKPHPAVARIIVPESDGTTYGSGTLVDVRGDYGLVVTNWHVVEAAKRELWVEFSDGFRSAGKLLKVDRDWDLAAIAIWKPNAPAVTLSQIAPQPGDPLVIAGYGNGPFLAARGECLQYVTPSLELPMEMVQVSAAARNGDSGGPIFNDRGELAGVLFGTGEGVTSGSYCGRVNQFLASVLPKSPPQPVEQPQAAPTQNSQSSADGWSAPSIAAAAAPSTITVNEAAFAPPATVQDFGLSVATPPPDIAQLEMADAPVALEVEGSNPADVEPSVKASADSHESMSQELEPAPTGSPRVSQESPHSEVDWLSLFGHSASERLKTALAIVGLCTLIWHTVRMVGGTRSPAAT, encoded by the coding sequence GTGAGTAGCCGCGCACCGGGATGGATCGCGATCCTCCTGATGGCCCTGCCGAGCACGGCGCACGCCGAGCCGGGCAATTGGGTCAGTGATGCGCTGCGCGCCTGGCCGATTCTGAACTTGCAATCGCCGGCCGCGGGACCGCAAGAAATCCAGGATCCCGCCCTCAGTAAGCCGCATCCGGCCGTGGCGCGGATCATCGTCCCCGAATCGGACGGTACGACATATGGCTCCGGGACGCTCGTCGACGTCCGCGGCGACTACGGGCTCGTCGTGACGAATTGGCATGTTGTCGAGGCCGCCAAAAGGGAACTTTGGGTCGAGTTCTCGGACGGGTTTCGTTCGGCCGGAAAGTTGCTGAAGGTCGACCGCGACTGGGATTTGGCCGCGATTGCCATTTGGAAACCAAACGCACCGGCCGTGACGCTGTCGCAAATTGCGCCGCAGCCGGGCGACCCGCTGGTGATCGCGGGGTACGGGAATGGGCCGTTCCTCGCTGCGCGCGGCGAGTGCTTGCAGTACGTGACGCCGAGCCTGGAACTGCCGATGGAAATGGTGCAGGTCTCCGCCGCGGCGCGCAATGGCGACAGCGGCGGACCGATCTTCAATGATCGTGGCGAACTAGCTGGCGTGCTCTTCGGCACGGGCGAAGGCGTAACCAGCGGCAGTTATTGCGGGCGGGTGAATCAATTCCTGGCCTCAGTGCTGCCAAAGTCGCCGCCGCAGCCGGTGGAGCAACCTCAAGCGGCTCCAACCCAGAACTCCCAATCCAGTGCCGACGGTTGGTCCGCGCCGTCCATCGCCGCAGCCGCCGCGCCTTCCACCATTACGGTGAACGAGGCCGCATTCGCGCCACCGGCCACGGTGCAAGACTTCGGACTCTCGGTCGCCACGCCGCCGCCGGACATCGCGCAACTTGAAATGGCCGACGCCCCCGTCGCATTAGAAGTTGAGGGATCGAATCCAGCGGACGTCGAACCGTCTGTGAAAGCGTCGGCCGACAGCCACGAGTCCATGTCGCAAGAACTGGAACCCGCTCCGACGGGCTCGCCACGCGTTAGCCAGGAGTCGCCGCACAGCGAGGTCGATTGGCTTTCCCTGTTCGGCCATAGCGCCAGTGAACGACTGAAGACGGCGCTCGCCATCGTTGGCCTCTGCACGCTGATTTGGCACACCGTCCGCATGGTCGGCGGCACGCGGAGTCCGGCAGCGACGTAG
- a CDS encoding porin: MHLSTLRCRTRCARQSVVAALLISCGASSALAQQQQVAAPASLPPATVTVRPLPPVASPVQPAAAVALPIMPPGQVQQASATFPVAQAAPAEEKKDEGYVVGSDMAMTASFKNGLELKSKHGDFRLHIGGRTQFDGVWLEDNAGFYQGAGGVGDADAVNFRRARLRIDGTAYEVMEFALEYDFANNVNDNVGLQPADENTNIINVTAPTDLWWEFKEVPWVGHIKIGNMKEPLGLEHNTSSRFLDFMERSYNQDAFTGPFNNGFSPGIMFWDTLFDNRALIAVGAFKNTNNVFVFDTGDGEGALTGRFTCLPWFDEPSKGRRLLHLGINGSFRDLDNNGRLRVRSRASLRNGPGALNPVLADTGFINGDNQTLVGPEAALVLGPLLIQSEYMTSYLNNASSGGVDRGTVFYHGYYCEALYFLTGEHRLYEAERGAFGRVVPHENAYLVRSGGGRGWCFCRGAWQVGARFSHLDLRDAGIDGGVIQDVTLGLNWFLNPNFKFQWNYVYTDRDAAGAPDGGHSHGVGARVAHDF; encoded by the coding sequence ATGCATTTGTCCACCCTACGCTGCCGTACGCGGTGCGCGCGCCAATCCGTAGTTGCCGCCCTGTTGATCAGTTGCGGAGCGAGTTCCGCCTTGGCGCAACAGCAGCAAGTCGCAGCGCCGGCGTCACTTCCGCCAGCCACAGTGACGGTGCGTCCATTGCCGCCGGTGGCCTCGCCGGTGCAGCCGGCGGCGGCCGTCGCCCTCCCGATAATGCCGCCGGGGCAAGTTCAGCAAGCATCGGCGACTTTTCCGGTTGCGCAAGCCGCTCCCGCTGAAGAGAAAAAAGACGAAGGCTACGTCGTCGGCAGCGATATGGCCATGACGGCCAGTTTCAAGAACGGCTTGGAACTCAAATCCAAGCACGGCGACTTCCGCTTGCACATTGGCGGACGTACGCAGTTCGATGGCGTCTGGCTCGAAGATAACGCCGGGTTCTATCAAGGCGCCGGCGGCGTCGGCGATGCGGACGCCGTCAATTTCCGCCGTGCCCGGTTGCGCATTGATGGCACGGCGTACGAGGTAATGGAGTTCGCGCTGGAATACGACTTTGCCAATAATGTGAACGACAACGTCGGCCTGCAACCGGCTGACGAGAACACCAATATCATCAATGTCACCGCGCCAACCGACCTGTGGTGGGAATTCAAGGAAGTCCCTTGGGTCGGCCACATCAAGATCGGCAACATGAAGGAACCGCTCGGCCTGGAGCACAACACCAGCAGCCGGTTCCTCGACTTCATGGAGCGCTCCTACAATCAGGACGCCTTCACCGGCCCCTTCAATAATGGCTTCTCCCCTGGCATCATGTTCTGGGACACGTTGTTCGACAACCGCGCGCTGATCGCGGTCGGAGCGTTCAAGAATACGAACAACGTCTTCGTGTTCGACACCGGCGACGGCGAAGGCGCGCTCACTGGGCGTTTCACCTGCTTGCCCTGGTTCGACGAGCCGAGCAAAGGACGCCGGTTGCTCCATCTTGGTATCAACGGCAGCTTCCGCGATCTCGACAACAACGGTCGGCTACGCGTGCGATCGCGGGCTTCGTTGCGAAACGGTCCCGGCGCGCTCAATCCGGTGCTCGCCGACACAGGCTTCATCAACGGGGACAACCAGACGCTTGTCGGACCCGAAGCCGCGCTCGTTCTCGGGCCGTTGTTGATCCAGTCCGAGTACATGACCTCGTATTTGAACAACGCGTCGAGCGGCGGCGTCGATCGTGGTACGGTGTTCTATCATGGCTACTACTGCGAAGCGCTCTACTTCCTCACCGGAGAGCACAGGCTCTACGAAGCGGAACGCGGAGCGTTCGGACGCGTTGTGCCGCATGAGAACGCGTATCTGGTACGCAGCGGTGGCGGCCGCGGCTGGTGTTTTTGCCGTGGCGCCTGGCAAGTCGGCGCCAGATTCAGCCATCTCGATCTTCGCGACGCCGGGATCGACGGCGGCGTCATCCAAGACGTCACGCTGGGGTTGAATTGGTTCCTCAATCCCAACTTCAAATTCCAGTGGAACTACGTCTACACCGACCGCGACGCGGCGGGCGCGCCGGATGGCGGCCATTCGCACGGTGTGGGCGCTCGCGTGGCGCACGACTTCTAG